One Glycine max cultivar Williams 82 chromosome 4, Glycine_max_v4.0, whole genome shotgun sequence DNA segment encodes these proteins:
- the LOC100791971 gene encoding probable nucleoredoxin 3, with translation MAGLNFEATHTDNRDILKIFAAEGVEFLLSCEGKVPVSECNGKIICLFFTANWCRPCRAFVPRLVELYETLRKRRINLEIIFISFDRDEDGFKEHFKNMPWLAVPFDLNLHRRLIDRYQVDRIPSFVPSCSDGITIEEDLIGCIEDYGADAFPFTRKRHEELKGIDIRKREEADLEELLGHEGGKFLISGDDRKVPLSELAGKTIGLYFGAYWSPPCCAFTVQLTDAYNNLKAAKGDCFEIVLISTDRDLEEFNVNKSTMPWLAVPYEDRTRHDLRRIFDVKGIPALVLIGPDGKVISVNGKLMVSSYGAEAFPFTESRIRDLEAALRKEGEALPPQVEDVKHEHVLKLDMAKAYVCDSCKKQGKFWTFSCDVCDYDLHPSCLEKVNKD, from the exons ATGGCAGGGTTAAATTTTGAAGCCACACATACTGACAACCGTGATATTCTGAAGATATTTGCAGCTGAAGGTGTTGAGTTCCTTTTATCTTGTGAAGGGAAG GTACCCGTGTCAGAATGCAATGGGAAAATTATCTGCCTATTTTTCACTGCAAACTGGTGCAGACCTTGCAGAGCTTTCGTTCCCCGTCTTGTTGAACTTTATGAAACACTGAGAAAGAGGCGAATAAATCTAGAGATTATCTTCATCTCCTTTGACCGTGATGAGGATGGATTtaaagaacacttcaagaataTGCCATGGCTAGCTGTtccatttgatttaaatttgcaCAGAAGACTGATTGACAGATACCAAGTTGATCGAATCCCATCATTCGTTCCATCTTGTTCAGATGGCATAACCATTGAAGAAGACTTGATTGGATGCATTGAGGATTATGGTGCTGATGCATTTCCTTTCACAAGGAAGAGGCATGAGGAATTGAAAGGCATAGATATAAGGAAGCGCGAGGAAGCAGACTTGGAAGAATTATTGGGACACGAAGGAGGCAAATTTCTCATCTCTGGAGATGATAGAAAG GTGCCACTATCTGAACTAGCTGGTAAAACCATAGGCCTGTATTTTGGTGCCTATTGGTCTCCTCCTTGCTGCGCTTTCACTGTCCAACTTACAGATGCATACAACAATCTCAAGGCGGCAAAAGGCGACTGCTTTGAGATTGTTTTAATCTCAACAGATAGGGACCTTGAGGAATTCAATGTCAACAAAAGTACTATGCCATGGCTTGCTGTCCCATATGAGGACAGGACAAGGCATGACCTTCGAAGAATCTTCGATGTAAAGGGCATTCCTGCATTGGTTCTCATTGGACCAGATGGCAAAGTAATTAGTGTGAATGGAAAGTTAATGGTCTCCTCATATGGTGCAGAAGCTTTCCCATTCACCGAATCGCGGATAAGAGACCTTGAAGCAGCTCTGAGAAAGGAAGGAGAGGCTTTGCCTCCGCAGGTTGAGGATGTGAAGCATGAACATGTACTGAAATTGGATATGGCCAAAGCATATGTATGTGATTCCTGTAAAAAGCAAGGCAAATTCTGGACATTCTCTTGTGATGTCTGTGACTATGACCTTCATCCAAGTTGTCTAGAAAAGGTCAACAAGGACTAA
- the LOC100792495 gene encoding ribonuclease H2 subunit B: MARVCASLTFPPALRFKIQCHSHSSFVIFRVNSLYSQIYGYRGKEQSVTGSVRAFESSSAKPMSWCDGVLEPRVLVAPDPGTDRNGLGQMILLRHPKSGNATQYLFVNGILLELQWFKNLYGSWFLGDYITEDGRLYLSTPIDPVFIMLPIFKEARMKKGDDLGRFRQLDEILFVDGYPGYMQLMSIVENCMQVVSEIIEVGSSKFFRLDDSKVLRWLCYKVCQLKQTLPKLDKNYAVQSEKDTLIDAVSILGEYLKEEPWLQLLCNHLKLNILEVTGKAQANAEGNNNSRLCNELQEQSNDKKGTTAKKGRQAKKVKLETESHNIKDMFSRASRKKS, from the exons ATGGCGCGAGTATGTGCGTCTCTTACATTCCCGCCCGCGCTCCGTTTCAAGATTCAGTGCCACTCTCACTCGTCCTTCGTTATCTTCCGAGTAAACTCCCTCTACTCTCAAAT TTACGGTTACCGGGGAAAGGAACAATCGGTTACTGGCAGTGTTAGGGCTTTTGAATCCTCTTCTGCTAAACCCATGAGTTGGTGTGATGGCGTTCTGGAACCACGGGTTCTCGTCGCACCCG ATCCTGGTACTGATCGAAATGGTCTGGGACAGATGATATTGCTCCGCCATCCCAAATCTG GTAATGCAACACAATATCTGTTTGTAAATGGAATACTTCTAGAACTTCAGTGGTTTAAGAACTTGTATGGATCTTGGTTTTTGGGAGATTATATAACTGAAG ATGGTCGGCTGTATTTATCCACACCAATTGATCCCGTTTTCATCATGTTGCCTATATTCAAGGAAGCTAGAATGAAG AAAGGGGATGATCTTGGGAGGTTCAGGCAATTGGATGAGATCTTGTTTGTTGATGGATATCCTGGATACATGCAGTTAATGTCTATTGTGGAGAACTGTATGCAAGTAGTTTCTGAAATCATAG AAGTTGGATCCTCAAAATTCTTCAGACTTGATGATTCAAAGGTTCTACGTTGGCTGTGCTATAAG GTTTGTCAGCTAAAACAGACACTACCCAAATTGGACAAAAACTATGCTGTTCAATCAGAGAAAGACACAT TGATTGATGCAGTCTCTATATTAGGAGAGTATTTGAAGGAAGAGCCTTGGTTGCAGCTTTTGTGTAACCATCTTAA GTTAAATATACTTGAGGTTACTGGAAAAGCACAAGCAAATGCTGAAGGAAATAATAACTCACGTTTATGTAATGAATTACAG GAACAGAGTAATGATAAGAAGGGTACAACTGCAAAGAAAGGTAGACAAGCAAAGAAGGTAAAATTGGAGACAGAATCACACAACATCAAAGACATGTTTTCGAGGGCCTCCCGaaagaaaagttaa
- the LOC100803999 gene encoding pollen receptor-like kinase 5, with the protein MPHKREYFCLFMLFTCFLPSLADNAQVLMNFKSNLSNADALKNWGDPSTGLCSWTGILCFDQKFHGLRLENMGLSGTIDVDTLLELSNLNSFSVINNNFEGPMPAFKKLVSLRALFLSNNKFSGEIPDDAFEGMKRLRKVFLAENGFTGHIPASLVKLPKLYDVDIHGNSFNGNIPEFQQRDFRVFNLSHNHLEGPIPESLSNRDPSSFAGNQGLCGKPLTPCVGSPPSPSDQNPISTLSHQEKKQKKNRILLIVIVVVAVIVLALILALVFIRYRRKKAVLVTDAQPQNVMSPVSSESKSIVMAAESKKSEDGSLSFVRNEREEFDLQDLLRASAEVLGSGSFGSTYKAMLLNGPAVVVKRFKHMNNVGKKEFFEHMRRLGRLSHPNLVPLVAFYYGREEKLLVYDFAENGSLASHLHGRGGCVLDWGSRLRIIKGVARGLGYLYREFPEQDLAHGHLKSSNVVLDHSFEARLAEYGLAAVVDKRHAQQFMVAYKSPEVRQLERPSEKSDVWCLGILILELLTGKFPANYLRHGKGASEDLASWVESIVREGWSGEVLDKEIPGRGSGEGEMLKLLRIGMGCCEWTLETRWDWREAVAKIEDLKETDNGTQGDHSYSSDHLSISLN; encoded by the exons ATGCCacataaaagagaatatttCTGTCTTTTCATGCTCTTCACTTGTTTTTTGCCATCATTGGCCGACAATGCTCAAGTTCTGATGAACTTCAAAAGTAACTTGTCCAATGCTGATGCTTTAAAGAACTGGGGGGATCCATCGACTGGTCTGTGCAGCTGGACTGGTATATTATGCTTCGATCAAAAATTTCATGGCTTGAGATTAGAGAATATGGGACTAAGTGGCACTATTGACGTAGACACGCTGCTTGAGTTGTCCAATTTGAATAGTTTTAGTGTCATAAACAACAACTTTGAGGGTCCAATGCCTGCATTCAAGAAGCTTGTGAGTTTAAGGGCATTGTTTCTGTCCAATAACAAGTTCTCTGGTGAAATTCCGGATGATGCTTTTGAAGGCATGAAGCGTCTCAGGAAAGTATTTTTGGCTGAAAATGGGTTCACGGGTCATATTCCTGCATCCCTTGTTAAATTGCCTAAACTTTATGATGTGGACATACATGGAAATAGCTTTAATGGCAATATACCAGAATTTCAACAGAGGGATTTCAGAGTGTTTAATTTGTCTCACAACCACTTAGAGGGTCCAATACCAGAAAGCTTAAGCAACAGGGATCCAAGCTCATTTGCTG GCAATCAAGGTCTATGTGGGAAACCTCTAACCCCTTGCGTCGGAAGCCCTCCCTCACCTTCTGATCAAAACCCAATTTCAACTCTTTCacatcaagaaaaaaaacagaaaaaaaaccGCATCCTTTTAATCGTTATCGTAGTGGTGGCGGTGATTGTGTTGGCTTTAATACTAGCACTTGTGTTCATCCGTTACCGTCGAAAGAAAGCCGTGTTGGTCACGGATGCACAACCCCAGAACGTTATGAGTCCAGTTTCTAGTGAGTCCAAATCCATTGTAATGGCAGCCGAGTCCAAGAAAAGTGAAGATGGAAGTTTGAGCTTCGTGAGGAACGAAAGGGAGGAGTTTGACTTGCAAGACTTGCTTAGAGCCTCAGCTGAGGTTCTGGGGAGTGGCAGTTTTGGATCCACGTACAAGGCCATGCTTCTGAACGGACCAGCTGTGGTGGTGAAGAGATTCAAGCACATGAACAACGTTGGAAAGAAAGAGTTCTTTGAGCACATGAGAAGGCTTGGAAGGTTGTCACACCCCAACCTAGTTCCTCTTGTTGCATTTTACTATGGAAGAGAAGAGAAGCTTTTGGTTTATGACTTTGCTGAAAATGGCAGTTTGGCTAGTCATCTTCATG GCAGAGGTGGTTGTGTGTTGGACTGGGGAAGTCGTTTGAGGATCATAAAAGGAGTGGCAAGGGGATTAGGATACCTCTACAGAGAGTTCCCGGAGCAAGACTTAGCGCACGGTCATCTAAAATCGTCGAACGTAGTGTTGGACCATTCATTCGAGGCTCGTTTGGCGGAGTACGGGCTGGCGGCAGTGGTGGACAAGAGGCACGCGCAGCAGTTCATGGTGGCGTACAAGTCTCCGGAGGTGAGGCAGTTGGAGAGGCCCAGCGAGAAGAGTGATGTTTGGTGTTTGGGGATTCTGATATTGGAGCTTTTGACGGGGAAGTTTCCAGCTAATTATCTGAGGCACGGGAAGGGTGCGAGCGAGGATTTGGCGTCGTGGGTTGAGTCGATAGTGAGGGAAGGGTGGAGCGGGGAGGTGCTTGATAAGGAGATTCCTGGGAGAGGGAGTGGAGAGGGTGAGATGCTGAAGCTGTTGAGGATTGGGATGGGGTGCTGTGAATGGACTTTGGAGACTAGGTGGGATTGGAGGGAGGCTGTGGCCAAGATTGAGGACTTGAAGGAGACTGATAATGGAACTCAAGGGGATCATTCCTACTCATCGGATCACTTGTCTATCTCTCTCAATTAA
- the LOC100804523 gene encoding uncharacterized protein, translated as MFPSSSNHLMRHTNCETFARASNGVLSTTLPSLENLFPTLSSYSSPLLSLSSLLSSFMSLPLLLNSTLSTSRSSFNYRNQPSLLSPSSLSTVSSQGMGLGSFCSYFLDVLQDDSTYVRRGYTRELQKAFRYLACMILPSFFVELVHKTIFFSSMEISVPCGTPLNWAVFVLVLVSWVYRTGLFLLACVLFRLNCELQILRFEGLHKLFERCGSDANMTFREHVRIRRQLWITSHGYRFFIISCLVTVTVSQLGSLLMVLESKSDTTFFNSGDLVIFFGCAIMWILLYALWVRQESHTEHKG; from the exons ATGTTCCCTTCCTCCTCCAACCATCTTATGCGACACACGAACTGCGAAACCTTCGCACGAGCCTCAAATGGTGTGCTCTCGACCACTCTTCCCTCGTTGGAAAACTTATTTCCTACGTTGTCTTCATATTCCTCACCGTTGCTGTCCCTCTCTTCACTTCTCTCTTCGTTCATGTCCCTGCCTCTGCTTCTCAACTCTACCCTTTCAACTTCAAGAAGCTCCTTCAATTACCGCAATCAGCCCTCGCTATTATCGCCTTCTTCACTCTCTACCGTTTCTTCCCAAG GCATGGGCTTAGGTAGCTTCTGTTCCTACTTCCTAGATGTGTTACAAGATGACTCAACGTATGTTCGACGTGGGTACACGCGTGAGCTTCAGAAAGCGTTCAGATACTTAGCGTGCATGATATTACCTTCCTTTTTCGTAGAACTTGTTCACAAAACCATCTTCTTTTCTAGCATGGAAATTTCTGTCCCATGTGGGACCCCCCTGAACTGGGCTGTGTTTGTTTTAGTCTTGGTTTCCTGGGTTTACAGAACGGGGTTGTTCTTGTTGGCGTGTGTGCTTTTCAGGCTTAACTGCGAGCTTCAGATACTGAGGTTTGAAGGGCTTCACAAGCTCTTTGAAAGGTGTGGGTCTGATGCAAACATGACATTTAGAGAGCACGTGAGAATTAGGAGGCAATTGTGGATCACGAGTCATGGGTACAGGTTCTTTATAATTAGTTGTTTGGTGACAGTCACGGTTAGCCAGTTGGgttctctcttgatggttttgGAATCCAAATCTGACACCACCTTCTTCAATTCCGGTGACCTTGTG ATTTTTTTCGGCTGTGCAATTATGTGGATTCTTCTTTATGCCTTATGGGTGCGGCAAGAATCACACACAGAGCACAAGGGATAG